CGCCGTCAGCTGGCCCGGCTGTCGTAACGCGACGGCAGCCGCTCCCGTCATGCTGTCGGAACGTTCCGACAGCCCCTCTGGCCGCGCCATTCCCCCTGGCGGGCGCCCGCACGAGCGTGCGTTCACGCACAGAGCGCGCGACTTTGGCCGCGATAATCTGGCCTCACGCTTTGATTCGCCACAAACATTCCGCAATCGGGAATTGCTTTCCGGTTGCAGCGCCTGCCCTTTCCTGCACGATCAGGCCATAGCGTTTTGCTATCGGGACCATAAAATCGCAGCGATTGGCACTCACCGAGTGAGAGTGCTAATATATGTTCAAACGCAATGTTGGAACCCAAAGTAGCGTCACCAATGGTTAAGACCGCTTTAAGTTCCACACTGCATGCTGTATGCCATGACAGTGCCCTCTGCAATCCCGCACGGCCTATGCACCACCTTCAAGCGAGGAATGAACATGACTATGATGTCCGCACCTACCGCCCTGGTTCCAGCCGGCACGAGTGCTTTGGGCCTCGGGTTTTCTGGCAACCTGGGTAACCTGGATGCCTACATTTCCGCCGTGAATCGCCTGCCAATGCTGACGCACGACGAAGAAGTCCAGCTGGGTCGGCGCCTGAAGGACAACAACGACCTGAAGGCCGCCGAAAAGCTCGTGCTGTCGCACCTGCGCCTGGTGGTTTCGATCGCCCGCGGCTACCTGGGCTACGGCCTGCCGCACGCCGACCTGATCCAGGAAGGCAATATCGGCCTGATGAAGGCAGTCAAGCGCTTCGACCCGGACCAGGGCGTCCGCCTCGTGTCGTATGCAATGCACTGGATCAAGGCCGAGATGCATGAGTACATCCTGAAAAACTGGCGCCTCGTGAAGGTGGCGACGACCAAGGCGCAACGCAAGCTGTTTTTCAACCTGCGCAGCCACAAGCAGGGCCTGGACGCCATGACGCCGGGCCAGATCGACCAGCTTGCCAAGATGCTGGACGTCAAGCGCGAGGAAGTGATCGAGATGGAAACCCGCCTGTCCGGCCGCGACATCGCGCTGGAATCGCCGACGGATGACGAGGACGACAAGTTCGCCCCGATCGCCTACCTGTCGTCGGACCAGAACGAGCCGACCAAGGTGCTGGAAGCGGAACAGGTCACGCGCCTGCAGTCCGAGGGCCTGGAAACGGCGCTGTCGAAGCTGGACCCGCGCTCGCGCCGCATCGTGGAAGCGCGCTGGCTGGCCAACGACGACGGCTCCGGCGCCACGTTGCACACGCTGGCCGACGAGTTCGGCGTCTCCGCCGAGCGCATCCGCCAGATCGAATCGGCCGCGCTGAAGAAGATGAAGGGCGCGCTGGCCGCCTACGTGTAAGCGGCTGCACGCAACACGAAAACCGGGCCCGCGCCCGGTTTTTTATTGCCCCTCCAACAAATCGGGGACAGCCTCCGCATATTGGGGACAGCCTCCAAAGCAGACACCAGGCGCCGAAGCGAATCGCGAATCGGAGGCTGTCCCCGATTTCCCGAACAAATTGGGGACAGCCTCCGAAGCAGCCATCAGGCACCTAAGCGAATTGGAGGCTGTCCCCAATTTCAGAGGCTGTCCCCAATTTCACGATTTCCCGAACAAATTGGGGACAGCCTCCGAAGCAAACATCAGGCACCGAAGCGAATTGGAGGCTGTCCCCGATTTCCGGTTTCGGTTTTTACAACACCCCCGCTGCCAGGCTGGTCATTTGTTGCCAAAATTCGGAGCCTGTCCCTGAATTCTGGCAATATTGCTATTCTTGCATTCAGCCGTGCGGCTGCCGTGATGCTTTTTCGCTAAGATCCTCCCTCGGCCACAGCTGGAGGACCCATGCAACGCAAAGCGATCACTGCTCTCGGTGCCGCGCTGACCGTCGGCATCGTTGCCGCGTGCTCGGCAACGCAAGGAACGGGCAACGCCACTTCGGAGGCAGTCATGACGGAAAAACAGGAAGCACCCCGCACCAGCGCCAGCTATACGTTGCGCCAGGGCGAAGCGGCCACGCTGGCGCCGGGGACGACGCTAAAGCTCGAGCGCGTCAACGACAGCCGTTGCAAGCCCGGTGCCGTGTGCGTCTGGGCCGGCTACATCAGCTATACGTTCACGCTGAGCAATGCCGCGGGCACCCGCGAGTTCGTGCTGGCGGAGAACATGCCCAATGCCGGCCCCAGCGTCACGCAGGAAGGCCTGACGTTCGCGCTGGAAAACCACGAACCGCCGGCGCCCACGGCGCTGCACGCGCCGGCGCCGGACTACCGCGTCAACGTACGCGTCACCATCTCCCCATCCAACTGACGCCACCATGCCGATCCGCCTGACGTTCTGCACCATCGTCCTGACCATCGCCGTCACGGCCCACGCGAAGACGCCGGTCGCGACCGGCACCGGCGGCGCCGTCGCCACCATCAGCGAGCAGGCGTCGCAGTCGGCCATGACGATCCTGAACCAGGGCGGCAACGCCATCGACGCAGCTGTCGCGGCAGCCGCCACGCTGGGCGTGACGGATCCGTTCAGTTGCGGCATCGGCGGCGGCGGCTTCATGGTCGTCTATCTGGCCAAGGAAAAGCGCGTCATCACGATCGACCACCGCGAGACGGCGCCGGCGGCCTACATGCCGACGATCTTCACCGCCAACGGCAAGGAACTCGATTTCGACACCGTCGTGGCCAGCGGCCTGTCGGTCGGCGTGCCCGGCACCGTGCGCGGCTGGCACGAGGCGCTGCAGCGCTATGGCACGATGTCGTTCGGGCAGGTGCTGGCGCCGGCCATCAAGGTGGCGCGCGACGGTTTCGTCGTCAACGACAATTTTTCCCGTCTGGTCGCGGAAAACACGGCCAAGTTCCGTCAGTTCCCCGCCACCGCCGCCCTGTACCTGCGCAACGGCAAGGCCATCCCGGCGGGGACCGTGCTGCGCAATCCGGACCTGGCGCAGACCTACCGCACGCTGGGGAAAAGCGGCGTGCGCGCCTTCTACGAGGGCCCCATCGCGCGCGCCATCGTCGATGCCGTCAACCGGCCGCCCGTTGGCACCGGGCAGTCGGTCCGGGGCGGGAGCATGACCCTGGCCGACCTGGCCAACTACGAGGCGCGGCTGCGCCAGCCCGTGCGCAGCAGCTACCGGGGCTACGACCTGTACGGCATGGGTTTGCCGGGCAGCGGCGGCATCGCCGTGGCCGAAGCCCTGAACATCCTGGAAGGCTTCGACCTGGCCAAGCTGCCGCGCGCGCAGGCCGAGCACATGTACCTGGAAGCCAGCCGGCTGGCCTTTGCCGACCGCAATGCCTACCTGGCAGACCCCGAGTACGTGGAAGCGCCCGTGGCGGGCCTGCTGAGCAAGGAATACGCGGCCAAGCGGCGCGCGCTGATCGACCAGCAGAAGGCAGCGGCCGGTCCCGTCGCGGCCGGCGATCCGTACGCGTTCCAGAGCGACGCCAGCGTGCCGCTGCGGCCCGGCTCCACCAGGCTCCAACGCGAGAGCGCCCACACGACACACCTGACGGTGGCCGACAAGCAGGGCAATATCGTCGCCTACACGTTCACCATCGAGTCGTGGGGCGGCAGCGGCATCGTCGTGCCGGGCCATGGCTTCCTGCTCAATAACGAGCTGACGGACTTCGATTTCTCGGGCCCGCACCCGAACGTGCCCGAAGGCGGCAAGCGCCCGCGCAGCAGCATGGCGCCGACCATCGTCCTGCGCGACGGCAAACCCGCGTTCACGGTGGGCAGCCCGGGCGGCGCGACGATCGTCACGACGGTGCTGCAGACGATCGTCAACCACGTCGACTTCGGCATGCCGATGGATGAAGCCATCGCCGCGCCGCGCCTGTCGCAACGCAACGCGGCCGAGACGGACGTCGAGCCGGGCTTCGCCGGGTCGGCGCAGGCCACCGCCCTGCAAGGGCATGGCCAGCGCTGGAGCGGCAAGCCGGAGGAGATCGGCGCCGCCAATGCCATCGTCTTCAATCCGGATGGGACGGTGACGGCGGTCAGCGAAAAGCGCCGGCACGGCGTGGGCAGCGCGCTGGTGCAGAAGAAGCCGAATTAGACAAAACCCGCGGTGGGTCGCTATCTACAACCACCGCTGGAACGGCGCCGTATCCTGCCCCGACTCGATGTACCACTGCTTGCGCACCGTATCGAACTGCGCCCCGAGCTGGCGCACTTCTTCGCGTTCCTCGTAGCGGGCCGACAGGTACAGCCGGAACGCGCGCTCCTCCGTCACCTTGTTTTCCAGCTGGCGCAGCGCCTGGTCGGCCTTGGGCGCCACGGCGGCGATCTGCATCTGGCGCAGGAACACGCTGCGCCGCTCCGTGTCGGCGGGTGAAATCAGCGTCAGGCGCTGGCGCGTGCGGCTGACACCCACGTAGAACAGGTTGCGCTCCGTCCGTGCCGGCATCAAGGGATTGGGGAACTCGTTCACTTCCAGGTACGGCATGATGACGTGGCCAAATTCCTGGCCCTTGACGTCGGCGACGCAGTCCAGGTGAATAAAATCCTTCTCGCGCTTGCGGCTGGCGAACACCTCGGCCGCATTGATCTTCTTCCAGAACGCGGCCAGGCCCAGGCCCGACTTCCCCGCCATCGCGACGAAGCCGTCGATCGAGCGCGCCGCGACGGAGGCCGCGTACGGGTTGACGTAGACCCGCTTGGCCACCGCCGCCACGTCCATGCGCCGGCATACCTCGGCCAGCACTTCGCCGGCCGGGCTGTCCTGCGGCACCTGCTCCAGGTAGCGCATCACATCGGCAAACGCGGTCTCGGCATCGGCCAGCGCATCGCCGCCCAGGTGCCCCTGGAAGAAGCCCCGCAACAGCGAAGGTTCCTTGGCGATGTCGTGCTTGACCTTCTCGAATCCGGCCGCCGCCTCCAGCCCCGCGAACGCGGCCAGCGCCTCGACGATCGCCGTGCGCACCTCGTAGGACGGCACGGCGCGCAGGTCGCCCAGGCAGATCGCCAGCACGCCGCGCAGGAACAGGATCTCCTCGCGCTGCAGATAGCCTTTCATGACGGGCACGCGGTAGGCGATGCCCGCTTCGATCAGCGCGTTTTCCAGCGCGATCGACTGGTGCCGGTCGCGCATCAGGACGGCGCACTGCTCCAGCCGGCGCTTGTCCTTCTTCCATTCCTTGATGGCCGCGACGACCTGCTGCGCGCAGTCCTCGGCGGTGTCGTAATGCAGTTGGCGGATCTCCGTGTGATCGGGCACGCCCGAGCTGCCCCGGTTGTCCATCAGCGCATCGATCGCGAGCGTCAGGTGCGGGCCGTGGCGGTAGGTCGTCGTCAGGGGGTAGGCGCGCAATGCCGGGAAGGCGTGGCGGAAGCGGAAGTCCAGGTAGTCGTGGCTGGCGCCCAGCTGGTCGTGGATGACCTGGTGCTTGTCGCCCACGCCCGTGAAGAAGGCGCCGGTGGCGCGGATCAGTGCTTCCACGATGACGAAGCTCGCCTCGTTCATGTCGTGCAGCTCGTCGCACACGACCACGCGGTAACGGGGGAACGCCTGGGCGCAACCGGGCTCGCGCCGCAGCCAGCGCGCCAGGTCGTACGTCGGATCGAAGGCGGTGCGGAACACGGCGCGGTCCTCGCCGTCCAGGCGGGCCGTCTCGTAGGCCAGCGCCACCAGGTAATCCGTCAGCGGCGCCTGCGCCACCTCGGCCGCCTCGACCGGGTCATCGTCATCTTCCCCCTGCAGCACCATGCGCGCCTTCAGCCGCAGCAGCGTATCGAGGTAGCCCGACACGGCCGTCTCCGACTTGCGCAAGTCCAGTTCCGCGAAGCGGCTGCCCGGCCGGCCCGCGTACTGTGCCGCCACCGCGTCGACGGCACGCCAGACGTGCGTCTTCAGGCGGCGCGGCTGCAAGGTCAGCCGCAAAGCTTCCCCTTCCAGCTGCGCCAGCGTGCGCATGGCCAGGTCCTCGATCGTCAGGATGTCCAGCTGGTTGACGGTGTCCCACGGCACGCCGATGTCCAGCAGGCGCTGGCGCAGCACGTCGCGCGCTTCCGGCGTGAACGCCAGCGCCAGGATGCGCGCCGGTTCGACGTTGCGGGCGAGCGATTCGGCGATGCGCAGCGCCAGGGTCGTCGTCTTGGCCGCGCCGGCATTGGCCTCCCCAGCACCACGGGCTGGGTGGCCGTCTGCAGGTCGGTCTGCTCGGCCGTCGGGTGGATGCGGCTGGGGATGAAGTACGCGGCCATGTGTTGTGCGGTCCAGAAGGAAGAGGTCAAGCGCGCCATGGTAGCAGGTCCAGCCGGCCCCGCAAGCGCCGCCGCGCCCCCCCCCGCCGCGCAATGGCGCGTGCGCTGGCGCCAGTTCCCTTTCCGTTATACAATGCGAATCATTCTCATTTGCGTTCATAAGGATTTCCATGTCGTCCGCTGCCCATCGCTTCGTCCTTCGCCTGACTCCCCTCGCCTTTGGCGCCGCCCTGCTGTGCGGCGCGGCCCATGCCGCGCCGGTGGAAGCACCGGCGGTCGATGCGCCGGCCGACGCCGCCGAGGCGCCCATGCAGACGGTGGTGGTCAAGGGCGACAACAGCGCCAGCTACACGGCGCGCAGCAGCAGTTCGTCGGCTGGCCTGGATCTGACCCTGCGCGAAACGCCGCAGTCGGTCTCGGTCGTCTCGCGCCAGCAGATGGACGACTTCCGCCTCAACTCCATCAACGACGTGCTGTCCAACACGACCGGCGTGACCGTCGAACGGATCGAAACCGACCGCACCTACTACACGGCGCGCGGCTTCGACATCATCAACTTCCAGTACGACGGCGTCGGCATTCCCTTCGTGTTCGGTAACGTCTACGGCGACCTGGATACGGCGCTGTACGAGCGCATCGACATCGTGCGCGGCTCGAACGGCCTGATGTCCGGCACCGGCAACCCGTCCGCCACCGTCAACTTCATCCGCAAGCGCCCGACCGCGACCTTCCAGGCATCCGCCGCCGTCACGGTGGGTTCGTGGGACCGCCACCGCGTCGACGCGGACGTCTCCGGCGCGCTCAACGAAGCGCGCACGCTGACCGGCCGCGTGATCGCCGCCTACGAAGATGGCGACTCCTACCTGGACCGCTACTCGCCAAAGCGCAAGCTGGTCTCGGGCATCCTGGAAGCGAAGCTGGCGAAT
This is a stretch of genomic DNA from Pseudoduganella chitinolytica. It encodes these proteins:
- the rpoH gene encoding RNA polymerase sigma factor RpoH; the protein is MTMMSAPTALVPAGTSALGLGFSGNLGNLDAYISAVNRLPMLTHDEEVQLGRRLKDNNDLKAAEKLVLSHLRLVVSIARGYLGYGLPHADLIQEGNIGLMKAVKRFDPDQGVRLVSYAMHWIKAEMHEYILKNWRLVKVATTKAQRKLFFNLRSHKQGLDAMTPGQIDQLAKMLDVKREEVIEMETRLSGRDIALESPTDDEDDKFAPIAYLSSDQNEPTKVLEAEQVTRLQSEGLETALSKLDPRSRRIVEARWLANDDGSGATLHTLADEFGVSAERIRQIESAALKKMKGALAAYV
- the ggt gene encoding gamma-glutamyltransferase — protein: MPIRLTFCTIVLTIAVTAHAKTPVATGTGGAVATISEQASQSAMTILNQGGNAIDAAVAAAATLGVTDPFSCGIGGGGFMVVYLAKEKRVITIDHRETAPAAYMPTIFTANGKELDFDTVVASGLSVGVPGTVRGWHEALQRYGTMSFGQVLAPAIKVARDGFVVNDNFSRLVAENTAKFRQFPATAALYLRNGKAIPAGTVLRNPDLAQTYRTLGKSGVRAFYEGPIARAIVDAVNRPPVGTGQSVRGGSMTLADLANYEARLRQPVRSSYRGYDLYGMGLPGSGGIAVAEALNILEGFDLAKLPRAQAEHMYLEASRLAFADRNAYLADPEYVEAPVAGLLSKEYAAKRRALIDQQKAAAGPVAAGDPYAFQSDASVPLRPGSTRLQRESAHTTHLTVADKQGNIVAYTFTIESWGGSGIVVPGHGFLLNNELTDFDFSGPHPNVPEGGKRPRSSMAPTIVLRDGKPAFTVGSPGGATIVTTVLQTIVNHVDFGMPMDEAIAAPRLSQRNAAETDVEPGFAGSAQATALQGHGQRWSGKPEEIGAANAIVFNPDGTVTAVSEKRRHGVGSALVQKKPN
- a CDS encoding 3'-5' exonuclease, whose amino-acid sequence is MRGGGGRGGACGAGWTCYHGALDLFLLDRTTHGRVLHPQPHPPDGRADRPADGHPARGAGEANAGAAKTTTLALRIAESLARNVEPARILALAFTPEARDVLRQRLLDIGVPWDTVNQLDILTIEDLAMRTLAQLEGEALRLTLQPRRLKTHVWRAVDAVAAQYAGRPGSRFAELDLRKSETAVSGYLDTLLRLKARMVLQGEDDDDPVEAAEVAQAPLTDYLVALAYETARLDGEDRAVFRTAFDPTYDLARWLRREPGCAQAFPRYRVVVCDELHDMNEASFVIVEALIRATGAFFTGVGDKHQVIHDQLGASHDYLDFRFRHAFPALRAYPLTTTYRHGPHLTLAIDALMDNRGSSGVPDHTEIRQLHYDTAEDCAQQVVAAIKEWKKDKRRLEQCAVLMRDRHQSIALENALIEAGIAYRVPVMKGYLQREEILFLRGVLAICLGDLRAVPSYEVRTAIVEALAAFAGLEAAAGFEKVKHDIAKEPSLLRGFFQGHLGGDALADAETAFADVMRYLEQVPQDSPAGEVLAEVCRRMDVAAVAKRVYVNPYAASVAARSIDGFVAMAGKSGLGLAAFWKKINAAEVFASRKREKDFIHLDCVADVKGQEFGHVIMPYLEVNEFPNPLMPARTERNLFYVGVSRTRQRLTLISPADTERRSVFLRQMQIAAVAPKADQALRQLENKVTEERAFRLYLSARYEEREEVRQLGAQFDTVRKQWYIESGQDTAPFQRWL